A window of the Lactuca sativa cultivar Salinas chromosome 7, Lsat_Salinas_v11, whole genome shotgun sequence genome harbors these coding sequences:
- the LOC111877797 gene encoding 1,4-dihydroxy-2-naphthoyl-CoA thioesterase 1, producing MDSPSPPTTEPNWECVDHPLHAIGFEIDELTPHKVTGHLQVTEKSCQPFKVLHGGVSALIAESLASKGAVLASGWKRVAGVQLSINHLKRADIGDLVFAEATPLHVGKTIQVWEVRLWKIDPHNSESRLLISSSMVTAIPDNLKDGVENFKKYAKL from the exons ATGGATTCACCTTCACCACCAACGACAGAACCGAATTGGGAGTGTGTGGATCACCCGCTGCATGCAATCGGCTTTGAGATCGATGAGTTAACGCCACACAAAGTCACCGGTCATCTTCAGGTCACCGAGAAGTCTTGTCAG CCGTTTAAGGTGTTACACGGCGGAGTATCCGCGTTAATAGCAGAGTCCCTGGCGAGTAAGGGAGCAGTCCTAGCGTCGGGATGGAAGAGAGTCGCCGGAGTACAGCTCAGCATCAACCACCTCAAACGTGCTGACATCGGTGATCTTGTTTTTGCTGAGGCTACACCTCTCCACGTTGGCAAAACCATTCAG GTATGGGAGGTGAGGCTATGGAAGATTGATCCTCATAACTCAGAAAGTAGATTGCTTATATCGTCATCAATGGTTACTGCTATTCCAGATAATCTTAAAGATGGTGTTGAAAATTTCAAGAAGTATGCTAAGTTATAA
- the LOC128127473 gene encoding uncharacterized protein LOC128127473 isoform X1 encodes MALNRPFMITLYWGGNVEYENGIIKGDESTMSASDIIRQKIRHKGIIHAMENLEEWKEPLAYHRFCLRHVRSNLMKRYKNVNLKKICWSMGSTTQKRKFTKYIREIKAINREAWQYLREIKRSQWCLLYDENHRLGFLTTNISESMNNALRGARQLPIRACIDLTFNRTVQLFRKHSGIAMNCITPLPKCMWRLFLKRDTRAQSHVLSEFHYNERVYRVVTRSQINGTGGNTHTVNYFQHMCTCGKWQMERFPCSHALAVCRNRGDNPLSIVNNVYTTMTYIQQYNFGFVPLPHVDYWLDSNWTIEADYSKLSVHRGRRRANQIHNEMDIRHPDEPHRCTLCHQPGHNRRNCSNSQPRFNE; translated from the exons ATGGCTCTAAATCGTCCATTTATGATTACTCTCTATTGGGGTGGCAATGTTGAATATGAGAATGGAATCATCAAGGGCGACGAATCAACTATGTCTGCTTCAGACATTATTAGGCAAAAAATACG GCACAAAGGAATCATTCATGCAATGGAAAATCTAGAGGAGTGGAAAGAGCCATTAGCATACCATCGTTTTTGTCTGAGGCATGTCAGAAGTAATCTCATGAAAAGGTACAAGAATGTAAACCTTAAAAAAATTTGTTGGTCTATGGGTAGCACCACACAAAAAAGGAAGTTCACTAAGTATATAAGGGAAATAAAAGCAATCAATAGAGAAGCTTGGCAGTATTTGAGGGAAATTAAAAGAAGTCAATGGTGTCTTTTATATGATGAAAATCACCGATTGGGTTTCTTAACGACCAATATCTCTGAGAGTATGAACAATGCATTACGAGGAGCGAGACAATTGCCAATTAGGGCGTGTATTGACCTTACATTCAATAGAACTGTGCAACTTTTCAGAAAGCATAGTGGTATTGCAATGAACTGCATTACACCTCTACCAAAATGTATGTGGCGTCTCTTTCTTAAACGTGACACTCGTGCACAAAGTCATGTTTTATCTGAGTTTCACTACAATGAACGTGTTTACAGAGTTGTCACAAGGTCACAGATAAATGGAACCGGAGGAAATACACATACTGTTAATTATTTTCAACATATGTGTACTTGTGGTAAGTGGCAAATGGAGAGATTTCCATGTTCACATGCACTTGCAGTTTGTCGGAATAGAGGGGACAACCCTCTTTCCATTGTGAACAATGTGTACACTACTATGACATACATACAACAATATAATTTTGGGTTTGTACCACTTCCTCATGTTGATTATTGGTTGGATTCAAACTGGACGATTGAAGCAGATTACTCAAAACTTTCTGTTCATCGAGGACGAAGGCGTGCAAATCAAATTCATAATGAGATGGACATTCGTCATCCTGATGAACCTCATAGATGTACACTATGCCACCAGCCAGGTCATAATAGAAGAAATTGTTCAAATTCTCAACCAAGATTCAATGAGTAG
- the LOC128127473 gene encoding uncharacterized protein LOC128127473 isoform X2: protein MENLEEWKEPLAYHRFCLRHVRSNLMKRYKNVNLKKICWSMGSTTQKRKFTKYIREIKAINREAWQYLREIKRSQWCLLYDENHRLGFLTTNISESMNNALRGARQLPIRACIDLTFNRTVQLFRKHSGIAMNCITPLPKCMWRLFLKRDTRAQSHVLSEFHYNERVYRVVTRSQINGTGGNTHTVNYFQHMCTCGKWQMERFPCSHALAVCRNRGDNPLSIVNNVYTTMTYIQQYNFGFVPLPHVDYWLDSNWTIEADYSKLSVHRGRRRANQIHNEMDIRHPDEPHRCTLCHQPGHNRRNCSNSQPRFNE, encoded by the coding sequence ATGGAAAATCTAGAGGAGTGGAAAGAGCCATTAGCATACCATCGTTTTTGTCTGAGGCATGTCAGAAGTAATCTCATGAAAAGGTACAAGAATGTAAACCTTAAAAAAATTTGTTGGTCTATGGGTAGCACCACACAAAAAAGGAAGTTCACTAAGTATATAAGGGAAATAAAAGCAATCAATAGAGAAGCTTGGCAGTATTTGAGGGAAATTAAAAGAAGTCAATGGTGTCTTTTATATGATGAAAATCACCGATTGGGTTTCTTAACGACCAATATCTCTGAGAGTATGAACAATGCATTACGAGGAGCGAGACAATTGCCAATTAGGGCGTGTATTGACCTTACATTCAATAGAACTGTGCAACTTTTCAGAAAGCATAGTGGTATTGCAATGAACTGCATTACACCTCTACCAAAATGTATGTGGCGTCTCTTTCTTAAACGTGACACTCGTGCACAAAGTCATGTTTTATCTGAGTTTCACTACAATGAACGTGTTTACAGAGTTGTCACAAGGTCACAGATAAATGGAACCGGAGGAAATACACATACTGTTAATTATTTTCAACATATGTGTACTTGTGGTAAGTGGCAAATGGAGAGATTTCCATGTTCACATGCACTTGCAGTTTGTCGGAATAGAGGGGACAACCCTCTTTCCATTGTGAACAATGTGTACACTACTATGACATACATACAACAATATAATTTTGGGTTTGTACCACTTCCTCATGTTGATTATTGGTTGGATTCAAACTGGACGATTGAAGCAGATTACTCAAAACTTTCTGTTCATCGAGGACGAAGGCGTGCAAATCAAATTCATAATGAGATGGACATTCGTCATCCTGATGAACCTCATAGATGTACACTATGCCACCAGCCAGGTCATAATAGAAGAAATTGTTCAAATTCTCAACCAAGATTCAATGAGTAG